Proteins co-encoded in one Puntigrus tetrazona isolate hp1 chromosome 20, ASM1883169v1, whole genome shotgun sequence genomic window:
- the emilin1a gene encoding EMILIN-1a, with product MALHFVYLLTYLLLALILPGDIRGAGTYASRYTQHVDESQSVSAPQSGSKVTSRHRNWCAYVVTKTVSCVMEDGVETYVKPEYQRCAWGQCSHVVLYRTYRKPRYKVAYKMVTEMEWKCCHGYSGDDCNDGRGRTTGEEGRSDSEKIRQLEEQIQNLQSTLYNMNKKLHEESQREGISGSNNLADAAQPGMRETIHSIQNKLDMLDNMTQVHDRTLTSINNHLVGGNGIGNELDSRYGTLKEEILRELERRVTLSCSSCQNGVESIQRQQQEDRERIRALEKHISVMEQHHQQTVDLLKKDLSHYQSCCDSISDLDRRLGAIERKVSSTAEAYDILRGRLEKELRGSGNGNGGRGKALDEKLNSRLRELERRLNGTVRKTEQKCFHTETSMKEFVNREIGQIKNSVLSRNDDHGYRISTVEIDVQDLKHFINDHKNDLERLGNKTIDLDSGLKSAIHLCTETCISKGSETADTVKSLEWKVVANEEDIRKFDTKLKDLSVSGDSLLDRIVDLSQDVKKIKDLTGHNGEHFNQIVTDVESMLRDCDICNSIKDQLSTIKNITSHTFNTLKGELKDLHKKVDSDEYACSLVCSNLQEEVGKLKEEVEKCTGQCVISMADHQRNMNNQNTITHKLGRDLKSIQGELTGVIQRFSSINDTLKGLRNTIQGHENSISDLDSSKERIYSEIDQIQDDFNKHKVDSKVHFDNISRFNSNLMIEMGECKHSREGLDKRLSKMEDVCGRLDFLSVNLQTIKDGLSKHVSGLWTCVHDLNSTLISHGEAINSIHNVHLENIHGKMNNLNSTILHVLKEFQSFTEEDFIGPPGPSGPQGEKGSKGPPGPQGPPGREGPQGKVGPIGPPGLRGEQGPPGEDANVPRMSFSAALTRPQPNAGTIVFNKVFVNERKAYNPKTGMFTAPVKGRYFFSAVLTGNKNVKIEAVLSKSNYGIARGDSAGYQPEGLEKPMAEARHTPGSLVIFNIILPLEKGDTVCIDLVTGKLAHSVEPLTIFSGMLLYEEDNRL from the exons ATGGCACTACATTTTGTTTACTTATTGACTTACTTATTGTTGGCGCTGATTTTGCCCGGAGATATTCGGGGAGCAGGAACGTACGCATCGCGATACACTCAACATGTGGATGAGAGTCAGTCTGTATCAGCTCCACAGAGTGGATCTAAGGTGACCAGCAGACACAG GAACTGGTGTGCCTACGTAGTAACAAAGACTGTAAGCTGTGTAATGGAAGATGGAGTGGAGACGTATGTGAAACCTGAATACCAGCGTTGTGCTTGGGGCCAATGTTCCCATGTGGTTTT GTATCGGACCTATAGAAAACCACGGTACAAGGTTGCCTATAAAATGGTCACAGAGATGGAATGGAAATGTTGTCATGGCTACTCAGGAGATGACTGCAATGATGGCAGGGGCAGAACAACTGGTGAAGAAG GGAGAAGTGACAGCGAAAAGATCAGACAACTTGAAGAACAAATTCAAAACCTCCAGTCAACCTTATACAACATGAATAAGAAGTTACATGAGGAATCTCAAAGAGAAGGAATCAGTGGCAGTAACAATTTGGCTGACGCAGCCCAGCCAGGGATGAGGGAGACTATTCATAGCATCCAGAACAAGCTGGATATGCTGGACAACATGACACAGGTCCATGACAGAACCCTCACCAGCATAAACAACCACCTAGTCGGTGGCAATGGAATTGGAAACGAGTTGGACAGTCGCTATGGCACACTTAAAGAGGAGATTCTCAGGGAGCTGGAAAGGCGAGTGACACTGTCTTGCTCGTCATGCCAAAACGGAGTGGAGAGCATTCAAAGGCAACAGCaggaagacagagagaggatcCGAGCTCTGGAGAAGCACATCAGTGTGATGGAGCAGCACCACCAACAAACTGTAGATTTGCTGAAGAAGGACCTATCACATTATCAGAGTTGCTGTGATTCCATCAGCGATCTGGACAGAAGGCTTGGTGCCATTGAGAGAAAGGTCAGTTCGACTGCAGAGGCGTATGATATTCTTAGAGGACGTCTTGAGAAAGAGTTGAGGGGATCAGGCAATGGCAATGGTGGTCGGGGAAAAGCGCTTGATGAAAAACTGAACAGCCGTCTTAGAGAATTGGAGAGAAGACTAAATGGGACTGTAAGAAAAACCGAGCAAAAATGCTTCCATACTGAGACAAGTATGAAGGAGTTTGTCAACAGAGAGATCGGCCAGATAAAGAACTCTGTCCTCAGTCGAAACGATGATCATGGTTATAGAATATCTACCGTTGAGATTGATGTCCAAGACTTGAAGCATTTCATTAACGACCACAAAAATGATCTGGAAAGGTTAGGGAACAAAACAATTGATCTCGACAGTGGACTTAAGTCAGCAATTCATTTGTGCACAGAGACGTGCATTTCAAAAGGGAGTGAGACAGCAGATACTGTGAAAAGCCTGGAATGGAAGGTTGTTGCCAATGAGGAGGACATTAGGAAGTTTGACACCAAACTAAAGGATTTAAGTGTGTCTGGTGACTCCTTATTGGACCGTATTGTAGACCTCAGCCAAGACGTTAAAAAGATTAAGGATCTGACAGGACATAATGGAGAACACTTTAATCAAATTGTCACAGATGTGGAGAGTATGCTACGTGATTGTGACATATGCAATTCGATAAAGGATCAACTtagtacaataaaaaacataaccAGCCATACTTTTAACACACTCAAGGGAGAACTTAAAGATTTACACAAAAAAGTAGACTCAGATGAGTATGCTTGCTCACTGGTATGCTCAAACCTCCAGGAGGAAGTGGGCAAACTGAAAGAAGAGGTCGAGAAATGCACAGGCCAGTGCGTGATCAGCATGGCTGACCATCAGAGGAACATGAATAATCAAAATACCATAACTCACAAGCTTGGCAGAGACCTCAAGTCCATTCAGGGTGAGCTCACAGGGGTAATCCAAAGGTTCAGCTCCATCAATGACACTCTGAAAGGCCTCAGGAACACCATACAGGGGCATGAAAACTCTATTTCTGATCTGGACTCATCCAAGGAAAGAATTTACTCTGAAATAGATCAGATACAGGATGATTTTAATAAGCACAAAGTAGACAGTAAAGTGCATTTTGATAACATCAGTAGATTTAACAGCAACTTGATGATTGAAATGGGAGAATGTAAACATTCTCGAGAAGGGCTGGATAAGAGGCTCTCAAAGATGGAGGATGTCTGTGGTAGACTGGATTTCTTGTCAGTAAACCTTCAGACAATCAAAGATGGTCTAAGCAAACACGTTTCTGGGCTATGGACATGTGTTCATGACCTAAACTCTACACTTATCTCTCATGGGGAGGCCATCAACAGCATTCATAATGTTCACTTAGAGAACATTCATGGCAAAATGAACAACCTCAACTCTACCATACTGCATGTTCTCAAGGAGTTCCAGAGCTTCACTGAAGAGGACTTCATTG GACCTCCTGGACCATCTGGTCCTCAGGGAGAGAAAGGATCCAAAGGACCACCTGGGCCTCAAGGACCTCCAGGCAGAGAAGGACCACAAGGGAAAGTAGGGCCAATAGGACCCCCAG GCCTCAGAGGTGAACAAG GACCTCCTGGAGAGGATGCAAATGTTCCAAGAATGTCATTCTCAGCTGCACTCACACGACCACAACCCAATGCAGGCACTATTGTCTTCAACAAGGTCTTTGTCAATGAAAGAAAGGCCTACAATCCAAAGACAG GTATGTTCACTGCACCTGTGAAAGGACGATACTTCTTCAGTGCAGTGCTGACAGGTAACAAGAATGTCAAGATCGAGGCAGTCTTGTCTAAATCCAATTATGGAATTGCCCGCGGAGATTCAGCAGGCTATCAGCCTGAGGGTCTTGAGAAACCCATGGCAGAGGCACGGCACACTCCTGgctctttggtcattttcaaCATCATACTTCCTCTGGAAAAGGGAGATACTGTCTGCATTGACCTGGTCACAGGTAAACTTGCCCACTCTGTGGAGCCCCTTACGATCTTCAGCGGGATGTTGCTCTATGAGGAAGACAACAGATTGTAA
- the ankef1a gene encoding ankyrin repeat and EF-hand domain-containing protein 1a isoform X2, whose protein sequence is MSCTLAKGRLEVLQIYRLLQCVQDGDKLYIEKLISMGVPDLINITEPREGNGVLHLASVGNKPDMLEFLIAQGAHPNVQDRRGRTPLMLAAELGYDIIVSLLAKNNANMKLVDKEGKGLLFYCIHPTKRHMRCLQVALNGNADINNVSETGMPVFLLACEQAQDCEGMCLSIIERGADPNATNQETGRTALMEATRAGAIDLVRAILKKGGNVNALDKKQFRAAHFAAERGFFEIITVLSAYTADFGVVTSEGDTPLHLAASGGYTDCCRFLAQRGCNPKLKNQEGLLPRQIAKDNGHKATVKELKKAERLHGKFSKGAGGTNEPWALTLHDWSHENETVLRSAFESASDGYMGIEMVPRTTFLSVLQDLHTPLDDKQIYALLFALDKRREGFINISDFLKGLKYLPKTYVMASYGPKKKKSTKAGKTKKTKFNAPMPICTVPSDFIHRRDDGGPPHFMIESYQHATDTHRYDRDHRPGHPIEDDTAWYIDEPGKIYINMNYCVKTGDIESLRLALSQKIPVDVKDRFYKTPLMAACASGNYEVAKFLLDNGADVNACDQFSWTPLHHACHAGQLDIIQLLLEAGASVDPPALNGATPLMRAIESCRPSCVEYLIKAGAKVNAENKTAGHRSHSYSLLELSSQESNEERQCYRAQHSDHYRQAQQIGHQFCAKNVMA, encoded by the exons ATGTCGTGCACCCTAGCCAAGGGAAGGCTGGAGGTTTTGCAGATCTATCGGCTACTGCAGTGCGTCCAGGATGGAGATAAGCTGTACATAGAGAAACTAATCAGCATGGGCGTTCCTGACCTCATAAATATCACCGAGCCACGCGAGGGGAACGGTGTCCTGCACCTGGCCTCAGTGGGCAACAAACCCGACATGCTGGAGTTCCTCATAGCTCAAGGTGCCCATCCAAACGTGCAGGACAGAAGGGGGAGGACACCCCTGATGCTGGCCGCAGAGCTCGGATATGACATTATCGTGTCTCTGCTAGCCAAGAACAACGCAAACATGAAACTTGTAGACAAAGAGGGGAAAg GCTTGCTCTTCTACTGCATCCACCCTACCAAAAGGCACATGCGCTGCCTCCAGGTGGCCCTTAACGGCAATGCAGATATCAACAATGTTTCAGAAACTGGGATGCCCGTTTTCTTGCTGGCCTGCGAACAAGCTCAGGACTGTGAAGGAATGTGTCTCAGTATTATAGAAAGAGGAGCAGACCCCAATGCTACAAATCAG GAAACTGGTCGGACAGCTCTGATGGAGGCCACCAGAGCAGGAGCAATAGATCTTGTGAGGGCTATTCTCAAAAAAGGAGGAAACGTCAATGCCCTAGATAAGAAGCAATTCCGTGCAGCTCACTTTGCTGCTGAAAGAGGCTTCTTTGAA ATCATCACGGTGTTGTCTGCATATACAGCAGATTTTGGAGTGGTAACATCGGAGGGGGATACACCACTGCACTTAGCTGCTTCTGGTGGTTACACAGATTGCTGCAGGTTTCTAGCTCAAAGAG GATGCAATCCCAAATTGAAGAACCAAGAAGGTCTGCTTCCCCGTCAGATCGCTAAAGACAATGGTCACAAAGCCACAGTCAAGGAACTTAAGAAGGCTGAACGACTGCATGGAAAGTTCTCAAAAGGAGCGGGTGGCACAAATGAACCATGGGCTTTGACGCTTCATGACTGGTCTCATGAAAATGAGACTGTACTAAGAAGTGCTTTTGAGTCAGCATCAGACGGCTACATGGGAATAGAAATGGTGCCCAGAACAACATTCCTGTCTGTTCTTCAGGACCTTCACACTCCTCTAGATGATAAACAAATTTATGCTCTTCTGTTTGCTCTCGATAAGAGAAGAGAGGGCtttataaatataagtgattttCTAAAAGGTCTCAAGTATCTTCCAAAGACATATGTTATGGCTTCTTATGGACCTAAGAAGAAGAAGTCAACTAAGGCAGGAAAGACCAAAAAGACTAAGTTCAATGCACCAATGCCCATCTGCACTGTGCCATCTGATTTCATTCATCGCCGTGATGATGGTGGACCACCACATTTTATGATTGAAAGTTACCAGCATGCTACAGACACCCACAGATATGACCGAGACCATCGACCAGGACATCCTATCGAAGATGATACGGCATGGTACATCGATGAGCCCGGAAagatatacataaatatgaattactGTGTTAAAACAGGAGATATTGAGTCTCTCAGGTTGGCACTCAGCCAAAAGATTCCTGTAGATGTGAAAGATCGTTTCTACAAGACACCACTCATGGCTGCATGTGCAAGTGGGAACTATGAAGTGGCAAAGTTCCTTCTTGATAATGG GGCTGATGTGAATGCATGTGATCAGTTCAGCTGGACACCTCTACATCATGCCTGTCATGCAGGACAGCTGGACATCATACAGTTGCTGCTGGAGGCGGGAGCTTCTGTGGACCCGCCTGCCCTTAATGGAGCCACTCCCCTAATGAGAGCCATTGAGAGCTGTAGGCCGTCCTGTGTGGAGTACCTCATCAAAGCTGGGGCCAAGGTCAATGCAGAAAATAAGACAG